CCGATTTGAATTCCTTTGTTTTAATCCACTTTTCCATCTCAGACTCAGCATTTCTTATATGAAAAATTAGAGGTTTATCTGCCTTCTGTGCCAGCTCATAATGGAGTTCAAGCAGAGTGTATTGATCTTCGGGGCTGGAGTACTCTCTAAAAAAATCAAGCCCCGTCTCTCCCACCGCCTTGACCAGGGGATGAGCAATCTGCTTTTCCAGTGTTTCTGCATATTTTTCAGGCCATTCAGAAGAAGGGATATTAGGATGGATACCAGCGGCAAAATACAAATCACCATAGGATTCTTTCCATGATAGACGTTCTTCAAAATTCTCCAGTACGACCCCGGCATCAAGAAGGGTACCAGCTTCATTGTCATTAAGAAGTTTGAACACAGCCTGAAGGTCTATATCCTTTCGCTTCATCTCCATAATATGAAAATGGCTATCCGTCATGTTTTTCTGTATATTGCTTTCCATTGAATCATCCAATTAGTCTGTGAGTAAAAAAAATCCCTGCCGAAGCAGGGATTCCATAAACTATAAAAAGTCTGAATTATGCCTTACCGGCAGATCCCAGTACAGTTTCATTTTTAGCCTTGTACATTTCTTTCAAAGCATCTCTTGCAGGACCAAGATATTTTCTTGGGTCAAACTCTTCGGGCTTGTCTGCAAAAACTTTTCTGACAGCAGCAGTCATAACAATACGGCCATCTGAGTCAATGTTGATTTTACATACAGCAGATTTTGCTGCTCTTCTCAGCTGCTCTTCGGGTATACCTACAGAATCTTTCATT
Above is a window of Oceanispirochaeta sp. M1 DNA encoding:
- a CDS encoding TatD family hydrolase — protein: MESNIQKNMTDSHFHIMEMKRKDIDLQAVFKLLNDNEAGTLLDAGVVLENFEERLSWKESYGDLYFAAGIHPNIPSSEWPEKYAETLEKQIAHPLVKAVGETGLDFFREYSSPEDQYTLLELHYELAQKADKPLIFHIRNAESEMEKWIKTKEFKSGAVLHCFPGGLSLAHTALEKGHYISFAGNVTFKNAQEIRDALKVVPLDRILLETDAPYLSPHPKRGRDNHPGMIGYSYECVAEEKGISLEQLIDQVGKNIINFLKL